The proteins below are encoded in one region of Streptomyces roseirectus:
- a CDS encoding MBL fold metallo-hydrolase — MSFPVRTLGGPTALFEYGGLRFLTDPTFDAPGSYPVPGGSLTKTAPAAATPDDLGPVDVVLLSHDEHPDNLDVSGRAFLAGVPLTLTTPGGGKRLGGNARGLADWEPVTLERPGGGTVTVTGVPAVHGPGERADVEPFSGQVVGFVLTGEGLPTVYVSGDNASLDAVREIAGRFGPVDTAILFAGAPRVSRLFDGALLVLDSAGAVEATRLLGARRVVPVHCDSWAHFTEGRGELEAAFTGAGLRDRLDVG, encoded by the coding sequence ATGTCCTTCCCCGTCCGCACCCTCGGCGGCCCCACCGCCCTCTTCGAGTACGGCGGCCTGCGCTTCCTGACCGACCCGACGTTCGACGCGCCCGGCTCCTACCCGGTGCCGGGCGGCAGCCTGACCAAGACGGCGCCCGCCGCCGCGACGCCGGACGACCTCGGCCCCGTCGACGTCGTCCTGCTCTCCCACGACGAGCACCCCGACAACCTGGACGTCTCCGGGCGGGCGTTCCTCGCCGGTGTCCCGCTGACCCTCACCACGCCCGGCGGCGGGAAGCGGCTCGGCGGGAACGCGCGGGGGCTCGCGGACTGGGAGCCGGTGACGCTGGAGCGCCCCGGCGGCGGCACGGTCACCGTGACCGGCGTCCCCGCGGTCCACGGCCCCGGCGAGCGCGCGGACGTCGAGCCGTTCTCGGGCCAGGTCGTCGGGTTCGTCCTGACCGGCGAGGGGCTGCCCACGGTGTACGTGAGCGGCGACAACGCCTCGCTGGACGCGGTGCGGGAGATCGCCGGGCGGTTCGGGCCCGTCGACACGGCGATCCTGTTCGCCGGCGCGCCGCGGGTCTCCCGGCTGTTCGACGGCGCGCTCCTCGTCCTCGACAGCGCGGGGGCCGTGGAGGCGACGCGGCTGCTGGGCGCGCGGCGCGTCGTCCCGGTGCACTGCGACAGCTGGGCCCACTTCACCGAGGGGCGCGGGGAGTTGGAGGCGGCGTTCACGGGCGCGGGGCTGCGGGACCGGCTCGACGTCGGCTGA
- a CDS encoding WD40 repeat domain-containing protein: MYDDEVDRLAERARSRGRLRRRRAVRRLVRARTPAAVRALAVIAFSPAVFTEDSRAADLAYSALTALDDRRLVDAVCDAFLATGEPRLAEVIEEQGYEHSRPAYRAVVCFLTGDVERAHALDPTGDALRAVQEHADTTVRARVADRALAVTSVEWVNGLLRGRTDERFAELIDPEWAALAGILDTTGRRDLLWRLVFAAPPARAAQLLRRLDDAGWTPGDPTERQAFTELRDLTRASGSALRDAWVPAEPTRLLRAEGGIRRVVTAPDGSHVVVGDADDGIHVRALSPGGKGWTIPSERASAWRFAVTPDSKVLVTEHRAWDSPDAEVARLWDLASGKSLAVLTGPVGSVNAMLITPDGRYLALGDHTGAVHLWLLPSGASAGSLTGGSAVSCLAADRGVLVSGHSDGTVLMRRLRDARLLRRLYFDGMVGKVFLPERGGLVAVGPGGGPVKVWELSRPRPKTLGFALWDVCATPDGTLLATRGLDGIVLWRSAGGTQQLLTGPGAEGKRLSVLARGDLLAGFAGAGHGVHLWRLPDAHEEGVLPAGDGASVDHLSASLDGGTVVTADTRGVVTAWRLWDERVRAIGHRALACLEPFELRELQGLRARLGPEERAWVDLVSALARWRDEPLPAGSEEQGDVLP; encoded by the coding sequence ATGTACGACGACGAGGTGGACCGGCTGGCCGAACGCGCCCGCTCGCGCGGCCGGTTGAGGAGACGGCGTGCCGTGCGGCGGCTCGTGCGCGCCCGGACGCCCGCCGCGGTGCGGGCGCTCGCGGTGATCGCCTTCTCCCCCGCCGTGTTCACCGAGGACAGCCGGGCGGCGGACCTGGCCTACTCGGCGCTCACGGCGCTCGACGACCGGCGTCTGGTGGACGCCGTGTGCGACGCGTTCCTGGCGACCGGCGAACCCCGGCTGGCCGAGGTGATCGAGGAGCAGGGGTACGAGCACTCCCGTCCCGCCTACCGCGCCGTGGTGTGCTTCCTGACCGGTGACGTGGAGCGCGCCCATGCCCTCGACCCCACGGGGGACGCGCTGCGCGCGGTGCAGGAGCACGCCGACACCACCGTGCGTGCGCGCGTCGCCGACCGCGCCCTCGCCGTGACGTCCGTGGAGTGGGTGAACGGGCTCCTGCGGGGGCGCACCGACGAGCGGTTCGCGGAGCTGATAGACCCGGAGTGGGCAGCGCTCGCCGGCATCCTCGACACCACCGGCCGCCGGGACCTGCTGTGGCGGCTGGTGTTCGCGGCCCCGCCGGCCCGCGCCGCACAGTTGCTGCGCCGGCTGGACGACGCGGGGTGGACGCCCGGCGACCCCACCGAGCGGCAGGCGTTCACCGAGCTGCGGGACCTGACGCGGGCCTCCGGATCCGCCCTGCGCGACGCCTGGGTGCCCGCCGAGCCGACCCGGCTGCTGCGGGCCGAGGGCGGGATCCGGCGGGTGGTGACGGCCCCGGACGGATCACACGTCGTCGTCGGCGACGCGGACGACGGCATCCATGTGCGGGCCCTGTCCCCGGGCGGGAAGGGGTGGACGATCCCGTCGGAGCGGGCTTCGGCGTGGCGCTTCGCGGTGACGCCCGACAGCAAGGTGCTGGTCACCGAGCACCGCGCGTGGGACTCGCCGGACGCGGAGGTCGCGCGGCTGTGGGACCTCGCCTCAGGGAAGTCCCTCGCCGTCCTCACAGGGCCGGTCGGCTCGGTCAACGCCATGCTGATCACCCCGGACGGGCGGTACCTCGCCCTGGGGGACCACACAGGGGCGGTACACCTGTGGCTCCTGCCGTCCGGCGCGTCGGCGGGCAGCCTCACCGGCGGCAGCGCGGTGTCGTGCCTGGCCGCGGACCGCGGTGTGCTGGTGTCCGGGCACAGCGACGGAACCGTCCTGATGCGGCGGCTGCGGGACGCCCGGCTCCTGCGCCGGCTCTACTTCGACGGCATGGTGGGGAAGGTGTTCCTGCCCGAGCGCGGGGGGCTCGTCGCCGTGGGGCCCGGCGGTGGCCCGGTCAAGGTGTGGGAGCTGTCCCGGCCGAGGCCCAAGACGCTCGGTTTCGCGCTGTGGGACGTCTGTGCCACGCCCGACGGCACGCTGCTGGCCACCCGCGGCCTGGACGGGATCGTGCTGTGGCGCTCCGCGGGCGGCACCCAGCAACTCCTGACCGGGCCCGGCGCCGAAGGGAAGCGGCTGTCCGTGCTCGCGCGCGGGGACCTCCTCGCCGGTTTCGCCGGCGCCGGGCACGGCGTCCACCTGTGGCGGCTGCCGGACGCGCACGAGGAAGGCGTCCTGCCCGCCGGCGACGGGGCGTCCGTCGACCATCTGTCGGCGTCCCTGGACGGCGGCACCGTCGTCACCGCCGACACGCGGGGCGTCGTGACGGCCTGGCGGCTGTGGGACGAGCGCGTGCGCGCCATCGGCCACCGTGCGCTCGCCTGCCTCGAACCTTTCGAACTCCGGGAGTTGCAGGGGCTCAGGGCGCGGCTCGGTCCCGAGGAGCGGGCCTGGGTGGATCTCGTGAGCGCGCTGGCGCGGTGGCGGGACGAGCCGCTGCCGGCCGGCAGTGAGGAGCAGGGTGATGTTCTCCCGTAA
- a CDS encoding DUF6479 family protein, translating to MNQSLDATTVLGTAAVVLCGLLLTAALVWAVRFGTRVRRREQAPGRLPPQAPAREPADDTGHRQRREPNEVPRTEGRRPNPHELGDAPDRPSGDQGRPRW from the coding sequence ATGAACCAGTCACTCGATGCGACGACCGTGCTCGGCACGGCGGCCGTCGTCCTGTGCGGCCTGCTGCTGACGGCCGCCCTGGTGTGGGCCGTCCGCTTCGGCACCCGCGTCAGGCGACGCGAACAGGCCCCGGGCCGCCTCCCGCCCCAGGCACCGGCCCGGGAACCCGCCGACGACACCGGACACCGGCAGCGGCGCGAACCGAACGAGGTACCGCGCACCGAGGGGCGCCGGCCGAACCCGCACGAACTCGGCGACGCCCCGGACCGGCCGAGCGGCGACCAGGGCCGGCCCCGCTGGTGA
- a CDS encoding ABATE domain-containing protein, with protein MDAVEENVTPPAPGEDRYRALALANSAMALPGGHYVDLLGTPAAASHWLTAHGLAPADAALGEMCSAQLRALREQIRALFASRVAALPALPAALAAVNDAMTRVPTAPLLKWDETTGPYRTTPHPTTALVDHALAALAADAADLLTSPDAERLTACASTPCNRYLLRNGRRHWCSTRCGDRARAARAYARRTRPAGD; from the coding sequence ATGGACGCCGTGGAAGAGAACGTGACGCCGCCCGCACCGGGGGAGGACCGCTACCGCGCCCTCGCCCTCGCCAACAGCGCGATGGCCCTGCCCGGCGGGCACTACGTCGACCTGCTCGGCACCCCGGCCGCCGCGAGCCACTGGCTGACCGCACACGGCCTCGCCCCCGCCGACGCCGCCCTCGGCGAGATGTGCTCGGCCCAGCTGCGCGCCCTGCGCGAACAGATCAGGGCCCTGTTCGCCTCCCGCGTCGCCGCCCTGCCCGCCCTGCCCGCCGCCCTCGCCGCCGTCAACGACGCGATGACCCGCGTCCCCACCGCCCCCCTCCTGAAGTGGGACGAGACGACCGGCCCCTACCGCACCACCCCCCACCCCACCACCGCCCTCGTCGACCACGCCCTCGCGGCCCTCGCCGCCGACGCCGCCGACCTCCTCACCTCACCCGACGCCGAACGCCTCACCGCCTGCGCCTCCACCCCCTGCAACCGCTACCTCCTGCGCAACGGCCGCCGCCACTGGTGCTCCACCCGCTGCGGCGACCGCGCCCGCGCCGCCCGCGCCTACGCCCGCCGCACCAGACCCGCCGGAGACTGA
- a CDS encoding MMPL family transporter, whose product MFRRMGDAVVRHPVWTIVAWLIAAVAIAATAPSLPSSSDESSFLPKSYESIKAADLQEKAFPSAFTPSAIALFQRTDGGKLTAADKQDVTRITKDLGAKKIDQVQKVVEGQPSGDGRYTMTLVQMDSEKAGQPEQADAAKVLRDDVKALAQGTDLEVRLGGSAAQALDQQDSSERGEALIGIGTFVIILVTLLIIFRAPILAILPLILIGIVAAIANALIAYATKLFDLQANSSISSILIVVLFGVGTDYFLFLMFRYRERLRAGDEPKAAMVNAVARVGEAIASAAGAVIIAFLALILSTLGFLKQMGPALAIAVTVTLIAGLTLIPAVVSLIGPRVFWPSKSWRHEPSDARFAALGRAVQRRPALTAAVSGAVLLLLSLGTLGYKATFDLASGSMPKTKESMVVQDELGKAYSAGAAAPTDVYLSSTTGRPLDTSAFASYARKLGAVDGVASAKMTQTNADGTTADFTVTLKYEASTEQAIKAVGTVRSVAHDEAPDGTEALVGGMSSIYKDIQAAVNHDYRTVFPVAAALIMVILGLLLRSVVAPWYLIASVGLGFGATLGATVWIFQDMQGHPGLMFMLPVIMYLFVVAIGTDYNILMIARLREEAREGREPREAAGMALRHAGPTVAAAGFILAATFATMMLAGNSLLTEMGFAVSFGIAIAAFVMAMFFTPSLTALIGHAAWWPGHADRATAPPPGAGHTGGTPVRDPAGRRK is encoded by the coding sequence ATGTTCCGACGTATGGGCGACGCCGTCGTCCGGCACCCTGTCTGGACGATCGTCGCGTGGCTGATCGCCGCGGTGGCGATCGCCGCCACCGCGCCGAGCCTGCCGTCCAGCAGCGACGAAAGCAGCTTTCTCCCCAAGAGCTACGAGTCGATCAAGGCCGCGGACCTCCAGGAGAAGGCGTTCCCCAGCGCCTTCACCCCGTCCGCGATCGCCCTGTTCCAGCGCACCGACGGCGGGAAGCTGACCGCCGCCGACAAGCAGGACGTCACCAGGATCACCAAGGACCTGGGCGCGAAGAAGATCGACCAGGTGCAGAAGGTCGTCGAGGGCCAGCCCTCCGGGGACGGCCGTTACACCATGACCCTGGTCCAGATGGACAGCGAGAAGGCCGGACAGCCCGAACAGGCCGACGCCGCGAAGGTCCTGCGCGACGACGTGAAGGCCCTCGCCCAGGGCACCGACCTGGAGGTCAGGCTCGGCGGCTCCGCCGCGCAGGCCCTCGACCAGCAGGACTCCTCCGAACGCGGCGAAGCCCTCATCGGCATCGGCACCTTCGTGATCATCCTGGTCACCCTGCTGATCATCTTCCGGGCCCCGATCCTCGCGATCCTGCCGCTGATCCTCATCGGCATCGTCGCCGCCATCGCCAACGCGCTCATCGCCTACGCGACCAAACTGTTCGACCTCCAGGCCAACAGCTCCATCTCCTCGATCCTCATCGTCGTCCTGTTCGGCGTGGGCACCGACTACTTCCTGTTCCTGATGTTCCGCTACCGCGAACGCCTGCGCGCCGGCGACGAACCCAAGGCGGCCATGGTCAACGCGGTCGCCCGGGTCGGCGAGGCCATCGCCTCGGCCGCCGGCGCCGTGATCATCGCGTTCCTCGCGCTGATCCTGTCCACGCTGGGCTTCCTCAAGCAGATGGGCCCGGCGCTGGCCATCGCGGTCACCGTCACCCTGATCGCCGGACTCACCCTGATCCCGGCCGTCGTCTCACTGATCGGCCCGCGCGTCTTCTGGCCCTCGAAGTCCTGGCGGCACGAACCCTCCGACGCCCGCTTCGCCGCCCTCGGCCGGGCCGTGCAGCGCAGGCCCGCGCTGACCGCGGCCGTCTCCGGCGCCGTCCTGCTCCTGCTGTCGCTCGGCACCCTCGGCTACAAGGCGACCTTCGACCTGGCGTCCGGCTCCATGCCGAAGACGAAGGAGTCGATGGTCGTCCAGGACGAGCTGGGCAAGGCGTACTCGGCGGGCGCCGCCGCCCCCACCGACGTCTACCTCTCCAGCACCACCGGCCGCCCGCTCGACACCTCGGCCTTCGCGTCGTACGCGCGGAAACTGGGGGCCGTCGACGGGGTCGCCAGCGCCAAGATGACACAGACGAACGCGGACGGCACCACCGCCGACTTCACCGTCACCCTCAAGTACGAGGCGTCCACCGAGCAGGCGATCAAGGCCGTCGGCACGGTCAGGTCCGTCGCCCACGACGAGGCGCCGGACGGCACCGAGGCCCTGGTCGGCGGGATGTCGTCGATCTACAAGGACATCCAGGCGGCCGTCAACCACGACTACCGGACGGTGTTCCCGGTGGCCGCCGCGCTGATCATGGTCATCCTCGGGCTCCTGCTGCGCAGCGTGGTCGCCCCCTGGTACCTGATCGCCTCGGTGGGCCTCGGCTTCGGCGCGACCCTCGGCGCCACGGTCTGGATCTTCCAGGACATGCAGGGCCACCCCGGGCTGATGTTCATGCTCCCGGTGATCATGTACCTGTTCGTCGTCGCCATCGGCACCGACTACAACATCCTCATGATCGCCCGGCTCCGCGAGGAGGCCCGCGAAGGCCGCGAACCCCGTGAGGCCGCCGGGATGGCCCTGCGCCACGCCGGGCCGACCGTCGCCGCCGCCGGGTTCATCCTCGCCGCGACCTTCGCGACGATGATGCTCGCGGGCAACTCCCTGCTCACCGAGATGGGCTTCGCGGTCTCCTTCGGCATCGCGATCGCCGCGTTCGTCATGGCGATGTTCTTCACCCCCAGCCTCACCGCCCTCATCGGACACGCGGCCTGGTGGCCGGGCCACGCCGACCGCGCCACCGCACCGCCGCCCGGCGCCGGACACACCGGCGGCACCCCGGTCCGCGATCCGGCGGGACGCAGGAAGTAG
- the uppS gene encoding polyprenyl diphosphate synthase — protein MTGNTPELRESYEACETEVRERLPALWTATGLLPAEVRPFMYAIHGWAVRTDRIADEGPSEGRAQRLARWRDDTLTELRTGEGRHPLRRALVDTVHRRDLDPALIEAHLAAVTEDSAAPPAFDTVADQRRFLRGITGIVGELWAPLLEPRGPESARQVAALFDACKMADLFEDLPDDLKAGRCYWPQDDLRDLGLTPGDLLGDGPRAPLDAFVDRQLAHWRTLLAEATPATWAVGEPYRLFLHSLLLGTQLHYDEVTLLRSRVLTEGVPHPTTDGRLTRREPWPGPRPGHVAVIMDGNRRWADAHGVPARHGHHAGARATMRLINSALRLGIRHLSVYAFSTENWNRAQEETTAIFDTLADWITQGTRRLHELGVQVRWCGRRDRVDTSLASALALVESMTHANDTLTLTLCVDYGGRDELAAAARALAAEAVAGTLRADDIGPADLARHLYVPELPDVDLLIRTSGEQRISNFLPWQLGYAELVFDPTPWPDYDLTRLRDAVTAYTTRERRFGAGAFTASPEACTPPPRSPEPAPSPR, from the coding sequence ATGACCGGCAACACACCCGAACTGCGGGAGTCCTACGAGGCGTGCGAGACCGAAGTACGCGAACGGCTGCCCGCGCTGTGGACGGCGACCGGCCTTCTGCCCGCCGAGGTGCGGCCGTTCATGTACGCCATCCACGGCTGGGCCGTCCGCACGGACCGCATCGCCGACGAAGGCCCCAGCGAGGGCCGCGCGCAACGCCTCGCCCGCTGGCGCGACGACACCCTCACCGAACTGCGCACCGGAGAAGGGCGGCACCCCCTGCGCCGGGCCCTGGTCGACACCGTGCACCGGCGAGACCTCGACCCCGCCCTGATCGAGGCCCACCTGGCGGCCGTCACCGAGGACAGCGCCGCGCCCCCGGCGTTCGACACGGTCGCCGACCAGCGCCGCTTCCTGCGCGGCATCACCGGCATCGTCGGCGAACTGTGGGCACCCCTCCTCGAACCACGCGGCCCCGAGAGCGCCCGCCAGGTCGCCGCCCTCTTCGACGCCTGCAAGATGGCCGACCTCTTCGAGGACCTGCCCGACGACCTCAAGGCCGGCCGCTGCTACTGGCCCCAGGACGACCTGCGCGACCTCGGCCTCACCCCCGGTGACCTCCTCGGCGACGGCCCCCGCGCACCGCTGGACGCCTTCGTCGACCGCCAACTCGCCCACTGGCGCACCCTGCTGGCCGAAGCGACCCCCGCGACCTGGGCCGTGGGCGAGCCCTACCGCCTCTTCCTGCACTCCCTGCTCCTCGGCACCCAGCTCCACTACGACGAGGTCACCCTCCTGCGCTCCCGCGTCCTCACCGAAGGCGTCCCACACCCCACCACCGACGGCAGACTGACCCGCCGCGAACCCTGGCCGGGACCGCGCCCCGGACACGTCGCCGTCATCATGGACGGCAACCGGCGCTGGGCCGACGCCCACGGCGTCCCCGCCCGCCACGGCCACCACGCCGGAGCACGCGCCACCATGCGCCTGATCAACTCCGCGCTGCGGCTCGGCATCCGCCACCTCAGCGTCTACGCCTTCTCCACCGAGAACTGGAACCGCGCCCAGGAGGAGACCACCGCGATCTTCGACACCCTCGCCGACTGGATCACCCAGGGCACCCGCCGCCTCCACGAACTCGGCGTCCAGGTCCGCTGGTGCGGGCGCCGCGACCGCGTCGACACCTCCCTCGCCTCCGCCCTCGCGCTCGTCGAGAGCATGACCCACGCCAACGACACCCTCACCCTCACCCTCTGCGTGGACTACGGCGGCCGGGACGAACTCGCCGCCGCCGCACGCGCGCTGGCCGCCGAAGCCGTCGCCGGGACCCTGCGCGCCGACGACATCGGCCCCGCCGACCTCGCCCGTCACCTGTACGTGCCCGAACTGCCCGACGTGGACCTGCTGATCCGCACCTCCGGGGAGCAGCGGATCAGCAACTTCCTGCCCTGGCAGCTCGGTTACGCGGAACTCGTCTTCGACCCGACGCCCTGGCCGGACTACGACCTCACCCGGCTCAGGGACGCCGTCACCGCCTACACCACCCGCGAACGCCGCTTCGGCGCGGGGGCGTTCACCGCTTCGCCGGAGGCGTGTACACCCCCTCCGCGGTCACCTGAGCCAGCACCGAGTCCACGGTGA
- a CDS encoding DinB family protein, with product MGRMSDTPARWTEATVYPDMWVDPADDPRHNDGPSPDGELPTLLDFLTGYRHTLRMKCDGLTPQQLARRSVPPSTMSLLGLLRHLAEAERDWRNWITDGEPLPKLYGERDADFDGAVADQAVVDAAYADLEREQAALDAELAAYPDLGQRIGKEGIAVRELMVHRIEEYARHCGHADLLRECVDGRVGQ from the coding sequence ATGGGCCGCATGAGCGACACCCCCGCACGATGGACCGAGGCGACCGTCTACCCCGACATGTGGGTCGACCCGGCCGACGACCCCCGGCACAACGACGGCCCCAGCCCGGACGGCGAACTCCCCACCCTCCTCGACTTCCTGACCGGCTACCGCCACACCCTGCGCATGAAGTGCGACGGCCTCACCCCGCAGCAGCTCGCCCGCCGCTCGGTCCCGCCCTCCACGATGTCCCTGCTCGGCCTCCTGCGTCACCTCGCCGAGGCGGAACGCGACTGGCGCAACTGGATCACCGACGGCGAACCCCTGCCCAAGCTGTACGGCGAGCGCGACGCCGACTTCGACGGGGCCGTCGCCGACCAGGCCGTCGTCGACGCCGCCTACGCCGACCTGGAGCGCGAACAGGCCGCGCTCGACGCCGAACTGGCCGCGTACCCGGACCTCGGACAGCGGATCGGCAAGGAAGGCATCGCCGTGCGGGAGCTGATGGTCCACCGGATCGAGGAGTACGCCCGCCACTGCGGCCACGCCGACCTGCTGCGGGAGTGCGTCGACGGGCGCGTGGGCCAGTAG